Proteins encoded by one window of Ictidomys tridecemlineatus isolate mIctTri1 chromosome 7, mIctTri1.hap1, whole genome shotgun sequence:
- the Cpsf1 gene encoding cleavage and polyadenylation specificity factor subunit 1 isoform X2: MYAVYKQAHPPTGLEFAMYCNFFNNSERNLVVAGTSQLYVYRLNRDAEALTKNDRSTEGKAHREKLELVASFSFFGNVMSMASVQLAGAKRDALLLSFKDAKLSVVEYDPGTHDLKTLSLHYFEEPELRDGFVQNVHTPRVRVDPDGRCAAMLIYGTRLVVLPFRRESLAEEHEGLVGEGQRSSFLPSYIIDVRALDEKLLNIIDLQFLHGYYEPTLLILFEPNQTWPGRVAVRQDTCSIVAISLNITQKVHPVIWSLTSLPFDCTQALAVPKPIGGVVVFAVNSLLYLNQSVPPYGVALNSLTMGTTAFPLRTQEGVRITLDCAQAAFISYDKMVISLKGGEIYVLTLVTDGMRSVRAFHFDKAAASVLTTSMVTMEPGYLFLGSRLGNSLLLKYTEKLQEPPASAVREAADKEEPPSKKKRVDPTVGWSGGKSVPQDEVDEIEVYGSEAQSGTQLATYSFEVCDSMLNIGPCANAAVGEPAFLSEEFQNSPEPDLEIVVCSGYGKNGALSVLQKSIRPQVVTTFELPGCYDMWTVIAPVRKEEEEAPKAEGPEQEPSTPEAEDDGRRHGFLILSREDSTMILQTGQEIMELDTSGFATQGPTVFAGNIGDNRYIVQVSPLGIRLLEGVNQLHFIPVDLGAPIVQCAVADPYVVIMSAEGHVTMFLLKSDSYGGRHHRLALHKPPLHHQSKVITLCLYRDVSGMFTTESRLSGARDEMGGRSGSEAEGLGSETSPTVDDEEEMLYGDSGSLFSPSKEEARRSSQPPADRDPAPFRAEPTHWCLLVRENGTMEIYQLPDWRLVFLVKNFPVGQRVLVDSSFGQPTTQGEARKEEATRQGELPLVKEVLLVALGSRQSRPYLLVPHNINFREKKAKPSKKKAEGGSVEEGSGARGRVARFRYFEDIYGYSGVFICGPSPHWLLVTGRGALRLHPMGIDGPIDSFAPFHNVNCPRGFLYFNRQGELRISVLPAYLSYDAPWPVRKIPLRCTAHYVAYHVESKVYAVATSTNTPCTRIPRMTGEEKEFEAIERDDRYIHPQQEAFSIQLISPVSWEAIPNARIELEEWEHVTCMKTVSLRSEETVSGLKGYVAAGTCLMQGEEVTCRGRILIMDVIEVVPEPGQPLTKNKFKVLYEKEQKGPVTALCHCNGHLVSAIGQKIFLWSLRASELTGMAFIDTQLYIHQMISVKNFILAADVMKSISLLRYQEESKTLSLVSRDAKPLEVYSVDFMVDNAQLGFLVSDRDRNLMVYMYLPEAKESFGGMRLLRRADFHVGAHVNTFWRTPCRGATEGPSKKSVVWENKHITWFATLDGGIGLLLPMQEKTYRRLLMLQNALTTMLPHHAGLNPRAFRMLHVDRRILQNAVRNVLDGELLNRYLYLSTMERGELAKKIGTTPDIILDDLLETDRVTAHF, encoded by the exons ATGTACGCGGTCTACAAGCAGGCGCACCCTCCCACCGGCCTCGAGTTCGCGATGTACTGCAACTTCTTCAACAACAGCGAGCGCAACCTGGTGGTGGCCGGGACCTCCCAGCTCTACGTGTACCGCCTGAACCGCGACGCCGAG GCCCTGACCAagaatgacaggagcacag AGGGGAAGGCCCACCGCGAGAAGCTGGAGCTGGtggcctccttctccttctttggcAACGTCATGTCCATGGCCAGCGTGCAGCTGGCAGGAGCCAAGCGTGATGCCCTACTGCTCAGCTTCAAGGATGCTAAG CTGTCAGTGGTGGAGTATGACCCAGGCACCCACGATCTGAAGACCCTGTCCCTGCACTACTTTGAGGAGCCTGAGCTTCGG GACGGCTTTGTGCAGAACGTGCACACACCTCGAGTGCGGGTGGACCCCGATGGGCGCTGTGCAGCCATGCTAATCTACGGCACCCGGCTGGTGGTGCTGCCCTTCCGCAGGGAGAGCCTGGCTGAGGAGCATGAGGGGCTCGTGGGTGAGGG GCAGAGGTCCAGCTTCCTGCCTAGCTATATCATCGATGTGCGGGCCCTGGACGAGAAGCTGCTCAACATCATTGACCTGCAGTTCCTGCATGGCTATTACGAGCCCACCCTGCTCATCCTATTCGAGCCCAACCAGACTTGGCCTGG GAGGGTGGCAGTGCGACAGGACACCTGTTCCATTGTGGCCATCTCACTGAACATCACGCAGAAGGTCCACCCTGTCATCTGGTCCCTCACCAGCCTGCCTTTTGACTGCACCCAGGCCCTGGCTGTGCCCAAGCCCATAG GTGGGGTTGTGGTCTTCGCTGTCAACTCGCTGCTGTACCTGAACCAGAGTGTCCCCCCATACGGCGTGGCTCTCAACAGCCTCACTATGGGCACCACTGCCTTCCCACTGC GCACTCAGGAGGGCGTACGCATCACCCTGGACTGCGCCCAGGCCGCCTTCATTTCCTATGACAAGATGGTCATTTCCCTCAAGGGTGGCGAGAT CTATGTGCTGACGCTCGTCACAGACGGCATGCGCAGCGTCCGTGCCTTCCACTTTGACAAGGCAGCCGCCAGTGTCCTCACCACCAGT ATGGTCACCATGGAGCCTGGGTACCTGTTCCTGGGCTCGCGCCTGGGCAATTCCCTCCTCCTCAAGTACACAGAGAAGCTGCAGGAGCCCCCAGCCAGTGCTGTCCGCGAGGCTGCTGACAAG GAAGAGCCTCCCTCCAAGAAGAAGCGGGTGGACCCCACAGTGGGCTGGTCAG GGGGCAAGTCCGTGCCACAGGACGAGGTGGACGAGATTGAAGTGTACGGCAGTGAGGCCCAGTCAGGCACACAGCTGGCCACCTACTCCTTTGAG GTGTGTGACAGCATGCTCAACATCGGACCCTGCGCCAATGCTGCTGTGGGCGAGCCCGCCTTCCTCTCCGAAGAG TTTCAGAACAGCCCTGAGCCAGACCTGGAGATTGTGGTTTGCTCCGGCTACGGGAAGAACGGGGCCCTATCGGTGCTGCAG AAGAGTATCCGGCCCCAGGTAGTGACAACCTTTGAACTTCCTGGCTGCTATGACATGTGGACAGTCATTGCCCCTGTGCGCAAGGAGGAG GAGGAGGCACCTAAGGCAGAGGGCCCAGAGCAGGAGCCGAGCACCCCTGAAGCAGAAGATGATGGCCGAAGACACGGCTTCCTCATTCTGAGCCGGGAAGACTCTACAATG ATCCTTCAGACtggccaggagatcatggaactgGACACCAGTGGCTTTGCCACACAGGGCCCCACGGTTTTTGCTGGAAACATTGGGGACAATCGCTACATTGTCCAAGTGTCACCACTGGGCATCCGCTTGCTAGAAGGAG TGAATCAGCTGCACTTCATCCCTGTGGACCTGGGTGCCCCCATCGTGCAGTGCGCTGTGGCCGACCCCTATGTGGTCATCATGAGCGCCGAGGGCCATGTTACCATGTTCCTGCTCAAGAGTGATTCGTATGGTGGCCGCCACCACCGTCTGGCACTGCACAAGCCCCCACTGCACCAT CAGTCCAAGGTGATCACACTCTGCCTGTATCGTGATGTCAGCGGCATGTTCACCACCGAGAGCCGCCTGAGTGGGGCCCGTGATGAGATGGGGGGCCGCAGCGGTTCAGAGGCCGAGGGACTAGGCTCAGAGACCAG CCCTACAGTGGATGACGAGGAGGAGATGCTCTATGGGGACTCAGGCTCCCTCTTCAGCCCCAGCAAAGAGGAGGCCCGGAGGAGCAGCCAGCCCCCTGCTGACCGAGACCCTGCACCCTTTCGGGCAGAGCCCACCCACTGGTGCCTGCTGGTGCGAGAGAACGGCACCATGGAG ATCTACCAGCTTCCAGACTGGCGGCTGGTGTTCCTGGTGAAGAACTTCCCTGTGGGGCAGCGGGTCCTGGTGGACAGCTCCTTTGGACAGCCTACCACGCAGGGTGAGGCCCGCAAGGAAGAGGCCACGCGCCAGGGGGAGCTGCCCCTGGTCAAGGAGGTGCTGCTGGTTGCTCTGGGGAGTCGCCAGAGCAGGCCCTACCTGCTG GTCCCTCACAACATCAATTTCCGTGAAAAGAAGGCAAAACCCTCCAAGAAGAAGGCAGAAGGTGGCAGTGTGGAGGAGGGGTCTGGGGCCCGGGGACGTGTGGCACGTTTCCGCTACTTCGAGGACATTTATGGCTATTCTGGG GTGTTCATCTGTGGCCCCTCACCCCACTGGCTCCTAGTGACTGGCCGGGGGGCTCTGCGGCTCCACCCCATGGGCATCGATGGCCCCATCGACTCCTTCGCCCCATTCCACAATGTCAATTGCCCCCGAGGCTTTCTGTATTTCAACAGACAG GGTGAGCTGCGGATCAGTGTCCTGCCTGCCTACTTGTCCTACGATGCCCCATGGCCCGTCAGGAAGATCCCACTGCGCTGCACGGCTCACTATGTAGCTTACCATGTGGAGTCCAAg GTGTACGCCGTGGCCACCAGCACCAATACACCCTGCACCCGCATCCCGCGCATGACTGGTGAGGAAAAGGAGTTTGAGGCCATTGAGAGAG ATGACAGGTACATCCACCCCCAACAGGAGGCCTTCTCCATCCAGCTCATCTCCCCAGTCAGCTGggaggccattcccaatgccag AATTGAGCTGGAGGAATGGGAACACGTCACATGCATGAAGACAGTGTCGCTGCGCAGTGAGGAGACTGTGTCGGGCCTCAAGGGCTATGTGGCTGCTGGGACCTGCCTCATGCAGGGAGAGGAGGTCACGTGCCGCGGGCGG ATCCTCATCATGGATGTGATTGAGGTGGTGCCCGAACCTGGCCAGCCCCTGACCAAGAACAAGTTCAAGGTCCTATATGAAAAGGAACAGAAGGGGCCTGTGACCGCCCTGTGCCACTGCAATGGTCACCTGGTGTCAGCCATTGGCCAGAAG ATCTTCCTGTGGAGCCTGCGGGCCAGTGAGCTGACGGGCATGGCCTTCATCGACACCCAGCTGTACATCCACCAGATGATCAGCGTCAAGAACTTCATCTTAGCTGCAGATGTCATGAAGAGCATCTCACTGCTGCGTTACCAAGAAGAGAGCAAGACGCTGAGCCTGGTGTCCCGG GATGCCAAGCCTCTGGAGGTGTACAGTGTGGACTTCATGGTGGACAATGCCCAGCTGGGCTTTTTGG TGTCTGACCGAGACCGCAACCTTATGGTGTACATGTACCTGCCAGAAG CCAAGGAGAGCTTTGGAGGCATGCGCCTGCTGCGCAGGGCAGATTTCCACGTGGGTGCGCATGTGAACACGTTCTGGAGAACGCCATGCAGGGGGGCCACTGAGGGGCCCAGCAAGAAGTCGGTGGTGTGGGAGAACAAGCACATCACGTGGTTTg ccacaCTGGATGGTGGCATCGGGCTCCTGCTGCCCATGCAGGAGAAGACCTACCGGAGGCTGCTGATGCTGCAGAACGCACTGACCACCATGTTGCCCCACCATGCTGGCCTCAACCCCCGTGCCTTCCG gATGTTGCACGTGGACCGGCGCATCCTACAGAACGCAGTGCGCAACGTGCTTGACGGAGAGCTGCTCAACCGCTACCTGTACCTCAGCACTATGGAGCGTGGGGAGCTGGCCAAGAAGATTGGCACGACCCCAGACATT ATCCTTGATGACCTGCTGGAGACTGACCGTGTCACCGCCCACTTTTAA
- the Cpsf1 gene encoding cleavage and polyadenylation specificity factor subunit 1 isoform X4: protein MYVAPHCLLFLPLQALTKNDRSTEGKAHREKLELVASFSFFGNVMSMASVQLAGAKRDALLLSFKDAKLSVVEYDPGTHDLKTLSLHYFEEPELRDGFVQNVHTPRVRVDPDGRCAAMLIYGTRLVVLPFRRESLAEEHEGLVGEGQRSSFLPSYIIDVRALDEKLLNIIDLQFLHGYYEPTLLILFEPNQTWPGRVAVRQDTCSIVAISLNITQKVHPVIWSLTSLPFDCTQALAVPKPIGGVVVFAVNSLLYLNQSVPPYGVALNSLTMGTTAFPLRTQEGVRITLDCAQAAFISYDKMVISLKGGEIYVLTLVTDGMRSVRAFHFDKAAASVLTTSMVTMEPGYLFLGSRLGNSLLLKYTEKLQEPPASAVREAADKEEPPSKKKRVDPTVGWSGGKSVPQDEVDEIEVYGSEAQSGTQLATYSFEVCDSMLNIGPCANAAVGEPAFLSEEFQNSPEPDLEIVVCSGYGKNGALSVLQKSIRPQVVTTFELPGCYDMWTVIAPVRKEEEEAPKAEGPEQEPSTPEAEDDGRRHGFLILSREDSTMILQTGQEIMELDTSGFATQGPTVFAGNIGDNRYIVQVSPLGIRLLEGVNQLHFIPVDLGAPIVQCAVADPYVVIMSAEGHVTMFLLKSDSYGGRHHRLALHKPPLHHQSKVITLCLYRDVSGMFTTESRLSGARDEMGGRSGSEAEGLGSETSPTVDDEEEMLYGDSGSLFSPSKEEARRSSQPPADRDPAPFRAEPTHWCLLVRENGTMEIYQLPDWRLVFLVKNFPVGQRVLVDSSFGQPTTQGEARKEEATRQGELPLVKEVLLVALGSRQSRPYLLVHVDQELLIYEAFPHDSQLGQGNLKVRFKKVPHNINFREKKAKPSKKKAEGGSVEEGSGARGRVARFRYFEDIYGYSGVFICGPSPHWLLVTGRGALRLHPMGIDGPIDSFAPFHNVNCPRGFLYFNRQGELRISVLPAYLSYDAPWPVRKIPLRCTAHYVAYHVESKVYAVATSTNTPCTRIPRMTGEEKEFEAIERDDRYIHPQQEAFSIQLISPVSWEAIPNARIELEEWEHVTCMKTVSLRSEETVSGLKGYVAAGTCLMQGEEVTCRGRILIMDVIEVVPEPGQPLTKNKFKVLYEKEQKGPVTALCHCNGHLVSAIGQKIFLWSLRASELTGMAFIDTQLYIHQMISVKNFILAADVMKSISLLRYQEESKTLSLVSRDAKPLEVYSVDFMVDNAQLGFLVSDRDRNLMVYMYLPEAKESFGGMRLLRRADFHVGAHVNTFWRTPCRGATEGPSKKSVVWENKHITWFATLDGGIGLLLPMQEKTYRRLLMLQNALTTMLPHHAGLNPRAFRMLHVDRRILQNAVRNVLDGELLNRYLYLSTMERGELAKKIGTTPDIILDDLLETDRVTAHF from the exons ATGTATGTGGCCCCTCACTGCCTTCTCTTCCTACCCCTCCAGGCCCTGACCAagaatgacaggagcacag AGGGGAAGGCCCACCGCGAGAAGCTGGAGCTGGtggcctccttctccttctttggcAACGTCATGTCCATGGCCAGCGTGCAGCTGGCAGGAGCCAAGCGTGATGCCCTACTGCTCAGCTTCAAGGATGCTAAG CTGTCAGTGGTGGAGTATGACCCAGGCACCCACGATCTGAAGACCCTGTCCCTGCACTACTTTGAGGAGCCTGAGCTTCGG GACGGCTTTGTGCAGAACGTGCACACACCTCGAGTGCGGGTGGACCCCGATGGGCGCTGTGCAGCCATGCTAATCTACGGCACCCGGCTGGTGGTGCTGCCCTTCCGCAGGGAGAGCCTGGCTGAGGAGCATGAGGGGCTCGTGGGTGAGGG GCAGAGGTCCAGCTTCCTGCCTAGCTATATCATCGATGTGCGGGCCCTGGACGAGAAGCTGCTCAACATCATTGACCTGCAGTTCCTGCATGGCTATTACGAGCCCACCCTGCTCATCCTATTCGAGCCCAACCAGACTTGGCCTGG GAGGGTGGCAGTGCGACAGGACACCTGTTCCATTGTGGCCATCTCACTGAACATCACGCAGAAGGTCCACCCTGTCATCTGGTCCCTCACCAGCCTGCCTTTTGACTGCACCCAGGCCCTGGCTGTGCCCAAGCCCATAG GTGGGGTTGTGGTCTTCGCTGTCAACTCGCTGCTGTACCTGAACCAGAGTGTCCCCCCATACGGCGTGGCTCTCAACAGCCTCACTATGGGCACCACTGCCTTCCCACTGC GCACTCAGGAGGGCGTACGCATCACCCTGGACTGCGCCCAGGCCGCCTTCATTTCCTATGACAAGATGGTCATTTCCCTCAAGGGTGGCGAGAT CTATGTGCTGACGCTCGTCACAGACGGCATGCGCAGCGTCCGTGCCTTCCACTTTGACAAGGCAGCCGCCAGTGTCCTCACCACCAGT ATGGTCACCATGGAGCCTGGGTACCTGTTCCTGGGCTCGCGCCTGGGCAATTCCCTCCTCCTCAAGTACACAGAGAAGCTGCAGGAGCCCCCAGCCAGTGCTGTCCGCGAGGCTGCTGACAAG GAAGAGCCTCCCTCCAAGAAGAAGCGGGTGGACCCCACAGTGGGCTGGTCAG GGGGCAAGTCCGTGCCACAGGACGAGGTGGACGAGATTGAAGTGTACGGCAGTGAGGCCCAGTCAGGCACACAGCTGGCCACCTACTCCTTTGAG GTGTGTGACAGCATGCTCAACATCGGACCCTGCGCCAATGCTGCTGTGGGCGAGCCCGCCTTCCTCTCCGAAGAG TTTCAGAACAGCCCTGAGCCAGACCTGGAGATTGTGGTTTGCTCCGGCTACGGGAAGAACGGGGCCCTATCGGTGCTGCAG AAGAGTATCCGGCCCCAGGTAGTGACAACCTTTGAACTTCCTGGCTGCTATGACATGTGGACAGTCATTGCCCCTGTGCGCAAGGAGGAG GAGGAGGCACCTAAGGCAGAGGGCCCAGAGCAGGAGCCGAGCACCCCTGAAGCAGAAGATGATGGCCGAAGACACGGCTTCCTCATTCTGAGCCGGGAAGACTCTACAATG ATCCTTCAGACtggccaggagatcatggaactgGACACCAGTGGCTTTGCCACACAGGGCCCCACGGTTTTTGCTGGAAACATTGGGGACAATCGCTACATTGTCCAAGTGTCACCACTGGGCATCCGCTTGCTAGAAGGAG TGAATCAGCTGCACTTCATCCCTGTGGACCTGGGTGCCCCCATCGTGCAGTGCGCTGTGGCCGACCCCTATGTGGTCATCATGAGCGCCGAGGGCCATGTTACCATGTTCCTGCTCAAGAGTGATTCGTATGGTGGCCGCCACCACCGTCTGGCACTGCACAAGCCCCCACTGCACCAT CAGTCCAAGGTGATCACACTCTGCCTGTATCGTGATGTCAGCGGCATGTTCACCACCGAGAGCCGCCTGAGTGGGGCCCGTGATGAGATGGGGGGCCGCAGCGGTTCAGAGGCCGAGGGACTAGGCTCAGAGACCAG CCCTACAGTGGATGACGAGGAGGAGATGCTCTATGGGGACTCAGGCTCCCTCTTCAGCCCCAGCAAAGAGGAGGCCCGGAGGAGCAGCCAGCCCCCTGCTGACCGAGACCCTGCACCCTTTCGGGCAGAGCCCACCCACTGGTGCCTGCTGGTGCGAGAGAACGGCACCATGGAG ATCTACCAGCTTCCAGACTGGCGGCTGGTGTTCCTGGTGAAGAACTTCCCTGTGGGGCAGCGGGTCCTGGTGGACAGCTCCTTTGGACAGCCTACCACGCAGGGTGAGGCCCGCAAGGAAGAGGCCACGCGCCAGGGGGAGCTGCCCCTGGTCAAGGAGGTGCTGCTGGTTGCTCTGGGGAGTCGCCAGAGCAGGCCCTACCTGCTG GTGCATGTGGACCAGGAGCTGCTTATCTATGAGGCTTTTCCCCATGACTCTCAGCTTGGCCAGGGCAATCTCAAAGTTCGCTTCAAGAAG GTCCCTCACAACATCAATTTCCGTGAAAAGAAGGCAAAACCCTCCAAGAAGAAGGCAGAAGGTGGCAGTGTGGAGGAGGGGTCTGGGGCCCGGGGACGTGTGGCACGTTTCCGCTACTTCGAGGACATTTATGGCTATTCTGGG GTGTTCATCTGTGGCCCCTCACCCCACTGGCTCCTAGTGACTGGCCGGGGGGCTCTGCGGCTCCACCCCATGGGCATCGATGGCCCCATCGACTCCTTCGCCCCATTCCACAATGTCAATTGCCCCCGAGGCTTTCTGTATTTCAACAGACAG GGTGAGCTGCGGATCAGTGTCCTGCCTGCCTACTTGTCCTACGATGCCCCATGGCCCGTCAGGAAGATCCCACTGCGCTGCACGGCTCACTATGTAGCTTACCATGTGGAGTCCAAg GTGTACGCCGTGGCCACCAGCACCAATACACCCTGCACCCGCATCCCGCGCATGACTGGTGAGGAAAAGGAGTTTGAGGCCATTGAGAGAG ATGACAGGTACATCCACCCCCAACAGGAGGCCTTCTCCATCCAGCTCATCTCCCCAGTCAGCTGggaggccattcccaatgccag AATTGAGCTGGAGGAATGGGAACACGTCACATGCATGAAGACAGTGTCGCTGCGCAGTGAGGAGACTGTGTCGGGCCTCAAGGGCTATGTGGCTGCTGGGACCTGCCTCATGCAGGGAGAGGAGGTCACGTGCCGCGGGCGG ATCCTCATCATGGATGTGATTGAGGTGGTGCCCGAACCTGGCCAGCCCCTGACCAAGAACAAGTTCAAGGTCCTATATGAAAAGGAACAGAAGGGGCCTGTGACCGCCCTGTGCCACTGCAATGGTCACCTGGTGTCAGCCATTGGCCAGAAG ATCTTCCTGTGGAGCCTGCGGGCCAGTGAGCTGACGGGCATGGCCTTCATCGACACCCAGCTGTACATCCACCAGATGATCAGCGTCAAGAACTTCATCTTAGCTGCAGATGTCATGAAGAGCATCTCACTGCTGCGTTACCAAGAAGAGAGCAAGACGCTGAGCCTGGTGTCCCGG GATGCCAAGCCTCTGGAGGTGTACAGTGTGGACTTCATGGTGGACAATGCCCAGCTGGGCTTTTTGG TGTCTGACCGAGACCGCAACCTTATGGTGTACATGTACCTGCCAGAAG CCAAGGAGAGCTTTGGAGGCATGCGCCTGCTGCGCAGGGCAGATTTCCACGTGGGTGCGCATGTGAACACGTTCTGGAGAACGCCATGCAGGGGGGCCACTGAGGGGCCCAGCAAGAAGTCGGTGGTGTGGGAGAACAAGCACATCACGTGGTTTg ccacaCTGGATGGTGGCATCGGGCTCCTGCTGCCCATGCAGGAGAAGACCTACCGGAGGCTGCTGATGCTGCAGAACGCACTGACCACCATGTTGCCCCACCATGCTGGCCTCAACCCCCGTGCCTTCCG gATGTTGCACGTGGACCGGCGCATCCTACAGAACGCAGTGCGCAACGTGCTTGACGGAGAGCTGCTCAACCGCTACCTGTACCTCAGCACTATGGAGCGTGGGGAGCTGGCCAAGAAGATTGGCACGACCCCAGACATT ATCCTTGATGACCTGCTGGAGACTGACCGTGTCACCGCCCACTTTTAA